A genomic region of Torulaspora delbrueckii CBS 1146 chromosome 7, complete genome contains the following coding sequences:
- the COF1 gene encoding cofilin (similar to Saccharomyces cerevisiae COF1 (YLL050C); ancestral locus Anc_4.2) → MSRSGVAVADESLQAFNDLKLGKKYKFVLFALNDDKTSIVVKETSTDASYDAFLEKLPENDCLYAVYDFEYEINGNEGKRSKIVFYTWSPDTAPVRSKMVYASSKDALRRALNGVSTDIQGTDFSEVSYETVLEKVSRGAGSH, encoded by the exons ATGTCTAGATCTGG TGTTGCTGTTGCAGATGAATCGCTACAGGCTttcaacgatttgaaattggGTAAGAAGTACAAGTTTGTGTTGTTCGCACTGAACGATGATAAGACCTCTATCGTTGTGAAGGAGACTTCTACAGATGCATCCTATGATGCATTCTTGGAAAAACTTCCAGAGAACGACTGTCTATATGCCGTTTACGATTTTGAATACGAAATCAACGGTAACGAAGGTAAGCGTTCCAAGATCGTTTTCTACACTTGGTCCCCAGATACTGCTCCAGTGAGATCCAAGATGGTTTACGCTTCTTCTAAAGATGCTTTGAGAAGAGCTCTGAACGGTGTTTCCACTGATATCCAAGGTACCGATTTCTCCGAAGTGTCTTACGAGACTGTCTTGGAAAAGGTCAGCAGAGGTGCTGGTTCCCATTAG
- the LDB18 gene encoding Ldb18p (similar to Saccharomyces cerevisiae LDB18 (YLL049W); ancestral locus Anc_4.3), whose translation MRQSHRFCRDLQKLDIVYEDLVQMESLEKVSPVQIYRIQELPKLLEACSGLLVRSLALAQRFIAWNVRSNEFLSGLDHKMKELEGKIDAM comes from the coding sequence ATGAGACAGTCGCACAGGTTTTGTAGGGACCTTCAGAAGCTGGATATAGTGTATGAGGACTTGGTGCAGATGGAAAGTCTGGAGAAAGTGTCGCCTGTGCAGATTTATCGGATTCAAGAATTACCAAAGTTGCTGGAAGCATGCAGTGGCCTTTTGGTCAGGTCGTTAGCGCTGGCGCAGCGATTCATTGCCTGGAATGTGCGGTCCAATGAATTCTTGAGTGGGTTGGACCATAAAATGAAGGAATTAGAGGGCAAAATTGATGCTATGTAA